A window from Salarias fasciatus chromosome 11, fSalaFa1.1, whole genome shotgun sequence encodes these proteins:
- the pigv gene encoding palmitoyltransferase ZDHHC18-A, translating to MTMDVRAVLEFATVTRGVSLVLQAVLNAAIPDHDADAFKPPRIEEPLYLDSVVEWLLGGLSHWDAEHFLFIAERGYLYEHNFAFFPLFPVVLRGLAETLLWPLSSWLSVRGRLLLAVALGNSALFLLSVVALHALSRFVLQDRRLALLSSLLYCITPANVFMTAGYSESLFAALTFGGLFLLEKGFTFRACLALSIATAARSNGLVNIGFLLYLPSLHAISQIRVYRATTTGHSKVFHYIWVVVCLLLTSLLGTAIIALPFCAFQYYGYRTFCTPSTSLEQIPPALLALAERKGYRVPDENGPPPLWCMRPLPLLYSHIQDVYWDVGFLRYFELRQIPNFILALPMATLGIMAAYAYFQANPDLCMRLGLWETRANKGLDKPIPGFFNPRVFVYVVHSAVLLVFGTLCMHVQVLTRFMASSSPVPFWISAHLLLLNEPLLHRRKTSNPNVQLQTHSRNGCKHTPQNPIIALLPYFKACSPTTQSILGYFLSYWVLGLALHCNFLPWT from the exons ATGACCATGGATGTCAGGGCAGTTCTGGAGTTTGCCACAGTCACCAGAGGTGTCTCTCTGGTTTTACAG GCTGTGTTGAACGCTGCCATCCCTGACCATGATGCTGATGCGTTCAAGCCCCCTCGGATCGAGGAGCCTCTGTACTTAGACTCTGTGGTGGAGTGGCTGCTCGGTGGTCTTTCTCATTGGGATGCTGAGCACTTCCTCTTCATTGCTGAAAGAGGATACCTGTACGAACACAACTTTGCGTTCTTCCCCCTCTTCCCCGTGGTGCTCAGGGGCCTGGCGGAGACGCTGCTGTGGCCCCTGAGCAGCTGGCTGAGCGTGCgggggcggctgctgctggccgTGGCCCTGGGGAACAGCgctctgttcctgctgagtgTGGTCGCCCTGCACGCCCTCAGCAGATTtgtcctgcaggacagacgTCTTGCTCTACTTTCCAGCCTGCTCTACTGCATCACACCTGCTAATGTCTTTATGACTGCCGGCTACTCGGAGAGCCTGTTCGCCGCCCTCACTTTTGGTGGGCTGTTCCTCTTGGAGAAAGGATTCACCTTCCGAGCCTGCCTGGCCCTCAGCATAGCCACGGCGGCGCGATCAAACGGACTGGTCAACATAGGATTTTTGCTATACCTTCCATCACTGCACGCCATTTCACAGATCCGTGTGTATCGTGCGACGACGACGGGCCACAGTAAAGTCTTCCACTACATTTGGGTCGTCGTCTGCCTCCTGCTCACCTCCCTCTTGGGAACTGCCATCATTGCCCTTCCCTTCTGTGCTTTCCAGTACTACGGGTACAGGACGTTTTGCACACCCTCCACATCCTTGGAGCAGATCCCCCCTGCTCTTCTAGCTCTGGCTGAGCGGAAGGGTTACCGAGTTCCTGATGAAAATGGTCCACCGCCCCTTTGGTGTATGAGACCCCTCCCTTTACTGTACTCCCACATCCAGGATGTGTACTGGGATGTGGGCTTCCTTCGTTACTTTGAGCTGAGGCAAATACCAAACTTTATTCTGGCCCTCCCGATGGCTACCCTCGGCATAATGGCTGCTTATGCATACTTTCAAGCAAATCCAGACCTGTGCATGAGACTCGGTCTGTGGGAGACTCGCGCGAACAAAGGACTCGACAAACCCATACCGGGATTTTTCAATCCAAGAGTGTTTGTGTACGTCGTGCATTCTGCAGTGCTGTTGGTGTTCGGAACCTTGTGCATGCACGTGCAG GTCCTGACCAGATTCATGGCCTCCTCGTCTCCCGTGCCCTTCTGGATAAGTGctcacctgctgctcctcaaTGAGCCACTTCTTCATCGAAGGAAAACGTCAAACCCCAACGTTCAGCTGCAGACACATTCCAGAAATGGTTGTAAGCACACTCCTCAGAACCCCATCATTGCCCTGCTGCCATACTTCAAAGCCTGCTCTCCGACCACACAGAGCATCCTTGGATACTTCCTCTCTTACTGGGTACTGGGCCTTGCACTGCATTGTAATTTCTTACCTTGGACTTGA
- the zdhhc18a gene encoding palmitoyltransferase ZDHHC18a produces MMKNCEYQQIDPRALAVSPLSAQSHPEKKEQRPRRKWEVFPGKNRFFCDGRIILARQSGVLPLTLGLIVVTCGLFFAFDCPFLVTHVTVFIPVIGGVLFVFVVTSLLRTSFTDPGILPRATPDEAADIERQIDTSGSSTYRPPPRTKEILINQQVVKLKYCFTCKMFRPPRTSHCSLCDNCVERFDHHCPWVGNCVGKRNYRFFYSFIISLSFLTSFIFGCVITHVTLRSQALKSIVQAIQESPGSVVELVICFFSIWSILGLSGFHTYLVASNLTTNEDIKGSWSSKRGAEDSGNPYSYNNIITNCCVTLCGPMPPSLIDRRGFVPPDEAAATASASEIELPPFVAKSDVNMCAQSTKDVLERVVHSSDLHGLCSPGTPKTSPLVQEASGTAAPTPAPSPSSSCSRQQARPPAVAPCPPFSRSSKKDPLHSINPAFRLASPSPSLGRTTLILGDAPDIGFVPPH; encoded by the exons ATGATGAAGAATTGCGAGTACCAGCAGATCGACCCCCGGGCGCTGGCGGTGTCCCCGCTGTCGGCGCAGAGTCACCCCGAAAAGAAGGAGCAGCGGCCGCGGAGGAAATGGGAGGTTTTCCCGGGGAAGAACCGGTTTTTCTGCGATGGACGGATCATCCTCGCCAGACAGAGCGGCGTCCTTCCGCTGACACTTGGCCTTATCGTTGTCACTTGTGGCCTTTTCTTTGCTTTCGA ttgCCCTTTCCTGGTGACGCACGTGACCGTCTTCATACCTGTGATCGGTGgggtgctgtttgtgtttgtggtcaCATCCTTGCTGAGGACGAGCTTTACAGACCCAGGCATCTTACCCAGGGCCACCCCAGACGAAGCTGCAGACATAGAAAGACAGATCG ATACCTCAGGATCCTCTACGTATCGCCCCCCTCCGCGAACCAAGGAGATCCTCATCAACCAGCAGGTGGTGAAGCTCAAATACTGCTTCACTTGTAAAATGTTTCGCCCTCCTCGAACCTCCCACTGCAGCCTGTGTGACAACTGTGTGG AGCGGTTTGATCACCACTGCCCATGGGTGGGAAACTGTGTGGGAAAACGGAATTACCGCTTTTTCTACAGCTTCATcatctctctgtcttttctgaCATCTTTCATATTCGGCTGCGTCATCACACACGTCACCCTGC GTTCTCAAGCACTAAAAAGCATTGTTCAAGCCATTCAGGAGAGTCCTGGCAG tgtggtGGAACTGGTGATCTGTTTCTTCTCCATCTGGTCTATTCTGGGCCTCTCAGGCTTCCATACCTACCTAGTGGCCTCGAACCTCACCACAAATGAAGAT ATAAAGGGATCCTGGTCCAGTAAACGAGGAGCAGAGGATTCTGGGAACCCGTACAGTTACAATAACATCATAACCAACTGCTGTGTGACCTTATGTGGGCCCATGCCCCCGAG TCTGATCGACAGGCGAGGTTTCGTCCCTCCCGACGAGGCGGCTGCCACCGCCTCTGCCTCGGAGATCGAGCTGCCTCCTTTTGTGGCCAAGAGTGACGTCAACATG TGCGCTCAGAGCACAAAGGACGTGTTGGAGCGGGTGGTCCACTCGTCAGACCTCCACGGCCTGTGCTCTCCAGGGACCCCGAAGACCTCCCCCCTGGTCCAGGAGGCCTCCGGCACCGCGGCGCCGACCCCGGCGccctccccgtcctccagctgctcccgcCAGCAGGCCCGGCCGCCCGCCGTCGCTCCCTGCCCCCCGTTCAGCAGAAGCAGCAAGAAGGACCCGCTGCACTCCATTAACCCGGCTTTCCGCCTGGCTTCGCCCTCGCCGTCGCTCGGCCGCACCACGCTGATCCTGGGCGACGCCCCCGACATCGGCTTCGTCCCGCCGCactga
- the tent5ba gene encoding terminal nucleotidyltransferase 5ba: protein MSGASDHSRRFCVLSWDQVQRLDSILGEAIPIHGRGNFPTLSVQPRQIVQVVRMRLAERGICVKDVRLNGSAASHVLHQDTGLGYKDLDLIFGVSLKDDQAFRLVKDVVLDCLLDFLPAGVSKERITALTLKEAYVQKLVKVCNDTDRWSLISLSNNTGKNVELKFVDSLRRQFEFSVDSFQICLDSLLLFDRCSETPMSESFHPTVIGESVYGDFKEAMDHLCQRTIATRSPEEIRGGGLLKYCHLLVRGFRPSSEADMKQMQRYMCSRFFIDFPDIGEQQRKLEAYLQNHFAGMEHKRYECLMTLHHVVNESTVCLMGHERRQTLTLISMLALKVLAEQNAIPTVTNVTCYYQPAPYVQDINFSNYYIAHVQPPQLSPCSNSYQTWLPCS, encoded by the exons ATGTCTGGCGCGTCGGACCACAGCCGGCGGTTCTGCGTGCTGTCCTGGGATCAGGTGCAGCGCCTGGACTCCATCCTGGGGGAAGCCATCCCCATCCACGGCCGGGGGAACTTCCCCACGCTGTCCGTGCAGCCCCGGCAGATCGTCCAG GTGGTGCGGATGAGGCTGGCGGAGAGAGGCATCTGTGTTAAAGACGTGAGGCTGAACGGCTCGGCGGCCAGCCACGTGCTCCATCAGGACACCGGGCTGGGCTACAAGGACCTGGACCTGATCTTCGGCGTGTCTCTAAAGGACGACCAGGCTTTCCGTCTGGTGAAGGACGTTGTTCTGGACTGCCTGTTGGACTTCCTGCCGGCCGGGGTCTCCAAGGAGCGCATCACGGCACTGACCCTCAAAGAGGCCTACGTACAGAAACTGGTGAAGGTCTGTAACGACACGGACCGCTGGAGCCTCATCTCGCTGTCCAACAACACGGGGAAGAACGTGGAGCTTAAGTTTGTGGACTCTTTACGGCGGCAGTTCGAATTCAGCGTGGACTCCTTCCAGATCTGCCTCGACTCTCTGCTCCTGTTCGACCGCTGCTCGGAGACGCCCATGTCCGAGAGCTTCCACCCCACCGTGATCGGGGAGAGCGTGTACGGGGACTTCAAGGAGGCCATGGATCACCTGTGTCAGCGGACCATAGCCACGCGCAGTCCCGAAGAGATCCGGGGGGGCGGCCTGTTGAAgtactgccacctgctggtgcgCGGGTTCCGGCCCTCCTCGGAGGCGGACATGAAGCAGATGCAGCGCTACATGTGCTCGCGCTTCTTCATCGACTTCCCCGACATCggcgagcagcagaggaagctggaggcttACCTGCAGAACCACTTCGCCGGGATGGAGCACAAGCGGTACGAGTGCCTGATGACTCTGCACCACGTGGTGAACGAGAGCACGGTGTGTCTGATGGGCCACGAGCGGCGCCAGACGCTCACCCTCATCTCCATGCTGGCCCTCAAGGTGCTGGCGGAGCAGAACGCCATCCCCACCGTCACGAACGTCACGTGCTACTACCAGCCGGCCCCGTACGTGCAGGACATTAACTTCAGCAACTACTATATTGCGCACGTGCAGCCGCCTCAGCTGTCGCCGTGCAGTAATTCATATCAAACATGGCTGCCCTGCAGCTGA